The genomic interval ATCTCGAATCACTCCGACAAGTATAGGTGTCTCATGCGGATACGACAGGTGCACGGTGAATATTCAGTCGAACATTCGATGGAGCGTTACGTCGTCGGTGTCGTGGATTTTTCCTTTGACTATGGGCGGGACAGGCGACGGGACCACCGAGCTGAGTATCATGGAGAATTTCGAGCAACAGCGCAGCGGCGTGGTCACGATTTCGGGAACGACCTCTTCCGGTGAGGAGATCGTTCGGCGGATCGATGTAACTCAGGCATGGTGCAAGCGTCGGACGACGCGGGTTTATATAGGAAAAAAAGGAGACCGCCTGATTGCTTGTTCGGGGGCGTGGCCTGCGACGAGCAGACTGACAGTAGACTTTTATTTCACATATTATATGAAACGTTACAAGTATGCTCTTCATATAGAGAAAGGCTCGTTCTGGACGGAAGATTCCGAGGGTATTCCGTGGAGTTATGCGTTTCCGGACGAGTCGGTCATCGAGTCTGTCTTGCCGGATCACGATGAAAGCACTATTTTTGAGATCAGGGAAGATCGGCGTCCCCAGTAAAACAGACGGCTCGGAAGTTCGTCCGGGCCGGACGAAACAGAGCGCCGGTCTGCCCATGTTGGCAGACCGGCGCTCTGAATTTTAGCCTTTCGGCGAAACCGGTATGCGAAAAGGAGACGGCGCCGTATCCGAACAGGTTGTCTCTTTTCGTCTGTGCGCTAATCCCTCCGCGCGAATCCGAGGTAGTAGATCAGCGTGGCGATAGCCGACAGCGCGGCGACCAGATAGGTCCGGGCCGCCCATGAGAGCGCTTCCTCGGCCTGAGCGGCCTGCTCTCCGCGCAGCGTATAACTGCCCGTGAGCCACTGCATCGCGCGCGCCGAGGCGTTGTACTCGACCGGCAACGTCACGATGCTGAACAGGGCCGAGGCGGCGATCATTGCGATACCGACCCAAAACAGCGCGGGAAACGTCTTCATCATCAGGATTCCGGCTATTACGACCCATACGGCCCATTGAGACGAGAAGCTGACGACCGGCACGAGCGCCGAGCGGAGTTTCAGCGGGGCGTATTCCTTGGCGTGCTGTACCGCATGCCCGCACTCGTGAGCCGCTACGGCCGCCGCGGCTACGCTGTTGCTCGCGTAGACCGACTCGCTCAGGTTGACCGTTTTCGTGGCCGGATTGTAGTGGTCGGTCAGATGGCCGGGCGTCGAGACGACCTTCACGTCGTAGATGCCGTTGTCGTGCAGCATGCGTTCGGCTACGTCGCGTCCGGTCAGGCCGCCGGAGAACATGACTTTCGAGTATTTCTTAAAAACAGACTGGAGTTTGGCTTGCACGATAAAGCCGACGATGCCGATGGCGATAATCAGCAGAAACTCCGCATTCATGGGTCCGATCATGGTTTTTCGATGTTTTTTGGGAAAGACGAAACCGCTCGTCGTTCCGTTTCATTTATTCAGTTTTTTTATAAACGCTGCGAGGCCGTCTCTTATTGCTTTGCCGCGACGGGTTTGCGGCAGGTCAGGTAAGCGTTGGCCTGCCGGGCCGGCATGACTTCGATGTCGTTGATGTTGACATGGGCCGGGAGCGAGACGATCCACGCGACGATCCGCGCGATGTCGTCGCCCGTGAGCGGTTCGATGCCCCGATAGACTTCGCGGGCCCGCTCGCGGTCGCCGTGGAATCGGACGGTCGAGAACTCGGTGTCGACCATGCCGGGCCGTATCTCGGTCACTTTGATCCCGTGGCTCAGCAGGTCCATCCGCATGCCTTGAGAGAGCGCATGCACGGCATGTTTCGACGCGCAGTAGACGGCTCCGTTCTCATAGGGCTGCGTGCCGGCGATCGAGCCGATGTTGACGATATGGCCC from Alistipes ihumii AP11 carries:
- a CDS encoding zinc metallopeptidase, whose translation is MIGPMNAEFLLIIAIGIVGFIVQAKLQSVFKKYSKVMFSGGLTGRDVAERMLHDNGIYDVKVVSTPGHLTDHYNPATKTVNLSESVYASNSVAAAAVAAHECGHAVQHAKEYAPLKLRSALVPVVSFSSQWAVWVVIAGILMMKTFPALFWVGIAMIAASALFSIVTLPVEYNASARAMQWLTGSYTLRGEQAAQAEEALSWAARTYLVAALSAIATLIYYLGFARRD